The Brassica napus cultivar Da-Ae chromosome C1, Da-Ae, whole genome shotgun sequence DNA segment atgaaaattttgttatcaataatttaaagtttttgctattaaagatacacatgatcaaaaaaacatatgagtagaaaacatcatttaatagacattaatattaaaaatatactatgtatgttaatatcatttaaatttaattacatattctatcaaatttttttaaaaaaattgtttggattaataaaattgatttatacgttcgcaccaatttaattatatatgtaatagttactgacttttaattattcaatatatatttattatttcataatatgtaagaacatataatacataaaataatttatatatataatgtttattccgcgcaaggcgcggatcttaatctagtaaTAATAGTATAGTTTAAACAAAACTTTTGTGATGAACACATGGACTTCCTATATAATAGCCAACCGAGTCTTCAAAATATTCATATAGAACAAACACCACATTcctaattccaaaaaaaaaaaaaaaaactaatgacgATAAGTTCGAAAACCCAACCTCCCCTAACCCTTCCGGTCATCGACTTCTCGATTCCGAACCTCAAGCCGGAAACTCCCGAGTGGAACTCAGTGAGAGACCAAGTCCGAAGAGCCCTAGAAGACTACGGATGTTTTGAGGCCTTGTTCGACGGAGCTTCAGCGGAGCTACGGAAGGCACTGTTCGAGGCCTCGGAGGAAGCTTTCGATTTACCACTGGAGACCAAACTAAGTACAAAAGAATCGGACGAAATCTACAAAGGATACGTTGGTCAGGTTTCGACTATACCTTTATACGAAGGTATGGGCTTTGACGGTGCAGATAGTCCTGAAGTTGTCGATGAATTGACCTACAAGCTTTGGCCTCAAGGCAACATCACCTTCAGGTTctctttcttattcttcttcttatcaTCTCTGTCTTCATTTCTCGCTAGAAAGTCTATATATGTAAACTAGGCAGTCTCTGGGTGGTGCGGAGGTCCCTGGCTTCACGATCTAGCTCTCGGTAGGGGCAGATCTAGGTCGTGACCCAAGTCTTCTTCTGTTACCTTTGGTTGGTTGTTTGTGAGGTGTGGTCTTGATCTATCCAAACACCAGTTCCGCACCAATCTGTCTGCTTCTCCCTAGCTAGTCTTTGCTTCCTCCTCTTTCTTTTTGTCTCGTCGTTTTCTCGTTCCGGTGGATTTTGCGTTCTTCTTTCTCAGCTCCGCCGAGCTCCAGTTTTCAGCTtcgttttctcttttttttttttttgtatccaaaGTTTCTGGTTTGCTTTTGTACCAACCCGGTTTAGTCTGGTTTagacttattttctttttatcttttattgcCATCTATCCTGTacactaaaaaataattaatatgaaaAACCTTTAAAAAAGTGGAATAAATATAAAGCATAGTCGACAAAAATATAAAGCATAGCACTTTGTATTAGAAAAAGTGTAACAAGAGAGGCTTTATAACCAGAATACCCACAGTATTTAGAAGTTTTGTGTACATTATTATAACTAGCGTCACCTTTTTATAATATCAAATTCAAATCTAGCatattttgtagttttataACCAAAAGCATAACTCTGTCGTGTCTACGATTTTTCAACTTTATAAAAGGTAAAACTATGATAAAAATTGATGAAATAAATATacttttgtaaatttgtatttctctttcttgcAGCAAGAATGTTCAGTCATTTACGGAGAATTTAATATCATTAGACATGAAGGTGAGGACGATGATCATGCAGAGTTTCGGTCTCGATAAATACATCGAGGAGCACCTTAATTCAGCGAAGAACCACTTTCGTTTGCTTAAATATAGAGGCCTTGACGAAAACACAGAGGAGCAGCTAGGCCTTGACCCTCATATCGATAGACATTTCCTCACTATACTTTGTCAAAACGACGTAGTAGATGGTTTGGAGATCAAAACCAAAGAAGGTGAGGACTGGATCAAAGCTAAGCCATCTCAAGACTCTTCTTTCCTCGTTATAGCCGGAGCTTCACTTCATGTAAAATTAGGCTTCCTTGAGTTTCAGTCATGTAAAATCATCTTTGATTTATTCtatcaacatcatcatcatatatggGTTTCGTAGGTACTACTGAATGGTAGGGTGTTTCCTCCGCTTCACCGTGTGGTAATAACCGGAAAGAAAGATCGGCACACGGCTGGACTGTTCTTGCTTCCCAAAGAAGGACTGATCATAAATGCATTCGAGGAGGTGGTCGATGGTGAACATCCTCGTCTCTATAAGCCTTTTGATTATAACGCTTACTTTAAGTTCACCTACACCGATACCAAGAAGAGGGATTTATCGGCTCTCAAGACTTACTGCTCTCTCTCTAAAGAGGACTGATCATCCTTGCCAATAAATAAATCTATGtgtatatatgtatcatttgaTCACTACTCACTAGCTAGCTATGCTTGTTTAGTTTGCTCTTGAGTTGGTTCGTTCGTTGTTACATTTATTCTGTCTTGTTGGCGCTTGAGCTTGTAATAAAACCTCGACTTACCGATACTCCAAAATACATGTTTTGATCCTGGAATTAATTAATTGACGGTGTAGACGTTGAAACTGATATGGCAATGTTTTAGTTTCAGATGTTTCCGGAACATTTGACTAATCAAACCCTTCAATTATCAAAGATGAATCCACAAGCATGTATTATACTATTGGTATAATTGTAACTTCACTAATCACTACAAAGGCGATCAATCTCTAGTCTTCTTTGACTGCTTTGTTGATTCACCAGGGgagaaaaaaaactccaaaaacatCTCAAGGCTCTTCTTGAGTTCGTCATCATTGCTAGGCATTTCTCGACTTACTTAACCTGGGATAGCTTTTTAACCTTTGATCATGTGAAAAGCATTGCATCACAACAAACCCAAAAGTATTACAGTAACCTTTAATGTTATTTGAAAGGTAAAAAGATTCAAATATTAGGAAAAGGAGAAATCATGGAAACCTTTgtcaaattaaaaaagaaaaaaagaagaagacataatGGAAACCGAAGGTAAGATACACTTTGCAACATACCACGGCCATCTCAAACTCTATAGAGATCctgttaaagaaaaaacaaggctttttttaataatctaaaataatttatatgtttttctaaCAAAATATTGTGATAATGTAGCaccaatctatttttttaatctaaataaCGCTATTCTTTAAGTTTGTTTTATGCAAAATCATCTCCAAATCATCAAACTTGATCTTCtccaaaatatcattttcaattACATTATCGCTATTCCATTTAATCTTTCTTGACACCTCTTTGAGACTAcaaatttttcagtttttttttttttgacatttttgTATCTACAATCATGAGCCatattctataaaaatataatagaacaATAGAACCTGGATAGTGATTGGACAAAAAGCTGtagactcttttttttcttctcgtcATAATCTGTTTAGTACTTCTTCTTTGtgtttgctatttttttttttgtaaaagttggtgaataaattatatacttcTCTCCCTATTTATAatcactaattaataataatttcctAAACATAATCAAATTAGAATATTAACTTTCTAAACTTAcaatgaatattaaaacaaacaccaacatctattttttactttccaaaatatataattgatataaatGATAATTACTCCTTAACTTATTGCATTTTTCTTTGGTTATGTAAACACAATTAAATATGTaacttatatttatgtttattggttaataaatacaaaaattaaaattaaatatagatatcttattttcataaacatgtgattttatatttataactatagtaaaactaaaaaaattatggaCCCCTTAAAATTTTGGACCCTGTTCTACCGCTCCACTTGCACGTGGAAAAAGACGGCTCTGCAACATACTATATATAGATCAAAATAACAGTGAGTTTAAACAAAGTAATGTCTTAAGGGCAACATTATCGCCGTTGTTAGCTTTAGTCCTTAGGGAGTATATgatttaatttaaatcaaatttgcATCATATACGCTGGGACGCGTCCGTTTTGTCCTTAgctaacatgtttttttttgtccttaGGTGATACGTGTCGGCAAGGGAATGGTGGAAGAGTTTTCGTTAGGGCAAAATCGAATTGGGATCGAGATCGACATTTCTcgtctctctccttctctctcgcgGCGATCGAAAGGGCGATTTTGCTCTCAACGGCACATCTCCTTCGTGACGGTTCTCCCATCGACAAATCTCCTCCCAAGTCGTCTCCTCTCGACGGATCTCCTCCTGAGGCATCTCTCGGCGGTTCTAACCATCGATCTGTCGGCgcatctccttctctctcgATTCTCTCCGCAGTTCTCTTGGCGGATCTCTCAACCATTCTCTCTGTGATTCGAAGGTGAAAGGGTATGTGTTCCTCCTCCTTATGATTTGCATGTAGTTGGTTTATGTTTTCGATCTACTTTAGCTGAGGTTTCCATGTATTTAGacgttgattgatttgcttgcttTGCAATAGATTTAGGGATTTTGTATCATATATTTTCGTCTCTTTAGTCTTTGAGAGTGTGGTTATTAGATGATAGTGGTATTATGTGATGTTATCGTGTAGATTTAGGGATTTCGATCGTAGATTATAGTTGTGATATAGATTGTGTACGTGTGGTGAGATGAGTTTATCGATTCAGTAGATGTGTAATGTGTTCTTCGCATTTGGTAAATGTGTTCTGTTATCGATGAAACTGAGATGTGTGATTATTTGTTGTTTATCTCATGAAACTGAGATGTGTGTTCTTATGTTTCCGAGGTTATTAGGTGAGGTGAGGTTCGATCACCAGGATTGTATTAGCAAGGAGATCAAAGAGAAACAACCATTTCCTCCACAGTTGAAGGTAAACTTCTTTCTCTTCAGCTCGAAAGTAATGTAGTTTGTATAATAGTTAAAACGTCTAGTTTTCTTTCTCTATTTTGTTTTCGACCAAAGCGTTTAGTTTGTATAATAGTTAAAGCGTCTAGTTTGTTTGCAAGGCCACACTTTCTTGGTATTTTCGAGTCTTTTTTGATTGTGACCAAAGCGTGTAGTTTGTTTGCAAGGCTAGTTTGTTTGGTAGTTAATGCACTTGTAGTTAGGTAATTATGGTTGTGTAATGTGTAGTAACTGAGATGTACTTTTGTAGTTAGGTCATTATGGTagttttaattaccattttcaaCTATTTAACCCTTCTTTCACAATTTCGATTTAATCTCcatcatcttctttctcttttctctggTATAACTCTATCACATTCCTTCTTCTATTCTCTTTTCACTTCTATCTTCTTTATTTTATGGATCCAAGGATTCCGTATAGCCAGTCTACTGGTTATACGGGCCTTCTTTACAGTCAACACGAAAGTGTTTATGATGGGAACTCTCCTTATGAGAGTTTTCCTTCTGGATCTTCACAGATCCCTCAATTCAGTTCTCAACAGTGTGAGGCTCCAACTCCACCCACACATCCACCCGTAGAGCGTGGGAGGAGACATAAATGGACCCCAGCCGAGGACGAGATGCTGATCAGTGCCTGGTTAAATACCTCTAAGGACGCTATAGTCGACAATAACCAAAAATCAGGCACTTTCTGGAAACGAGTTGGAGATTATTTCTTCGCAGCTCTTTCTGGTGGAGATTGTGTTGAAAGTAGCGAGCATGTCTACTATAAGCAGAGGTGGCACAAAATCAGTAATGACACATCCAAGTTTTGTGGTGCATATGCGGCTGCAGAGAGACAAATATCTAGTGGTCAGCATGAGAACGATGTACTCAAGGTGGCCCATGAAATATTCTTCGCGGATCAGGGGTCCAAATTCACACTGGAGCATGCGTGGTGTGTGTTGAGGTATGAGCAGAAATGGCTCAACCTCAACAGCACTAAAGCTTCTGAAAGTTCAAAGAGGAAAACCGTTGAATCAGATTCCCAAACTTCAACCACAAGTGTTGGTGAAGAAGAGATACGCCCTGAAGGTGTAAAGGCTGCAAAAGCTAAACGTAATGCAAATGGAAAGTCTGTTGATTACTATACGACGGTACTTGAACTGAGGAAGGTGGATTTGGATAGGAAAGAAAAACTCCAGAAGCTTGCCATCTTAGACACTCTCCTAGCCAAAACCCAACCACTCCTGGTTGCTTTGTACTAAAACCTTTATCAATTAATCTATTATGTTTACTTGCTTGTATGATGTTTACTTGCTTGTATGTTTAGCTACTATAAATGTCCATCTGTAATATGAATGTCCATGTCTAATTTTTATCTTGTAATTTTTTGCAGTTTTCGGATTACACATGGGTCTTGATTACAGCTATTCACAACCTTCACAGGATGAGACGTTTGGTGGGGCTGAGTCAGACAGTGACTACAACGAAGTCGAATCTCTCATTCAGCAAGACCAAGCTCAGTTAGACCAAGCTCTCATTCAGCAAGACCAAGCTCTCATTCAGCAACACGAAGCTCTCATTCAGCAAGACCAAGCACATGCGTTTCTGTACCCTCCACAGCCGGAGGTTGAATTCGGATTTCCACAAATATGCTACTGTGGGAGTGAACCGAAGATAGCTACGTCTAGCATCGAACCAGGTCGCAGATACTACACATGTACAAATGCAAACGATGGAGAGTGTCATGTGTGGAAATGGTGGGACGAGGCTGTAATGGAGGAGATGCGAGCCAGGGATGGACACACATTTCAGTTAGCCGAGAAGGTAGATTCTCTGACCTTCTTCAATGACCATGCTACTGAGCAGAAGCTCGTTAGATTAGAGAACATGGTGTGTGAGTTGGCCAAGAATAAATCAAAGTCTAGCTTAGATTACTTCGTTGCGGTTATGGTTATGGTCTTAATTTTCATAGGTGTCATCCTCGTATTTGTCTAATGTGTTATGGTTATGGGAACTTCTTTGTAATGACTTCAGATTTGTGATGTATGGTTATGGTAACAAAGGAAACAAACATTACTTGGTCGCTTTACTGCTTAGCATAATTGACATTATATAACTTCTATTTCTGAATCATTacataacttgtattttttgaattaacattacataacttgtattttttgaatCATAATTAACAATTTTAGATGTGTACCTAATAGTTTATGACATTGAAACAATATGCATGTTTAAAATTCAGAAGAAGTGAACCTATAAAGTAGTTGAAAATGTCAGGAGACAAACATGTTGTGTACCTAAAAAGTAGTTGAAAGGTTCACAAGACAAACAACAGACAATCACAACATTGTAACTTCATGAGCCTATAAATGTGACGGACATATTCTCGTTAAAATTACAACTCCTCTACTTCTTTCTTATATTAAGAACATTGCCTTCTTTTTTTCATTCAAAATGCTTCTTCTTCACATTATCATTATAACCAAAATGACGATGATGTTGAtccatttgaaaatatttttgaagatttcTTACAAATCCCAGATATTATTCCCAAACCGAGAGAGCGAAAAACACGTATCTTTATTGAGAGAGAGCAGGAAGAAGGCCAGAACCAGctttggaatgattattttagcGAGACTCCAACATTCCCGCACAATATTTTCCGGAGacggtttcgaatgaacaagaCATTTTTCTTGCGTATTGTGCATCGTCTCGAGCAAGAAGTGGATTATTTTAAACCATCACAAGATGCAACCGGTCGGTCTAGCCTAACCGCGCTCCAAAAATGTACCGCAGCAATTCGTCAGTTGGCGTATGGTGGTGGGGCTGATACCGTTGACGAATATGTCCGACTAGGTGAAACCACAGCTAGAAAATGTTTGCACCATTTTACCAACGGAATCATCCACTTGTTTGGCGATGAATACCTTAGATGTCCTACACCAGAGGATCTGTAAAGACTACTATATATTGGAGAACAACGTG contains these protein-coding regions:
- the LOC106387512 gene encoding probable 2-oxoglutarate-dependent dioxygenase AOP1 yields the protein MTISSKTQPPLTLPVIDFSIPNLKPETPEWNSVRDQVRRALEDYGCFEALFDGASAELRKALFEASEEAFDLPLETKLSTKESDEIYKGYVGQVSTIPLYEGMGFDGADSPEVVDELTYKLWPQGNITFSKNVQSFTENLISLDMKVRTMIMQSFGLDKYIEEHLNSAKNHFRLLKYRGLDENTEEQLGLDPHIDRHFLTILCQNDVVDGLEIKTKEGEDWIKAKPSQDSSFLVIAGASLHVLLNGRVFPPLHRVVITGKKDRHTAGLFLLPKEGLIINAFEEVVDGEHPRLYKPFDYNAYFKFTYTDTKKRDLSALKTYCSLSKED
- the LOC111213512 gene encoding glutathione S-transferase T3-like, coding for MDPRIPYSQSTGYTGLLYSQHESVYDGNSPYESFPSGSSQIPQFSSQQCEAPTPPTHPPVERGRRHKWTPAEDEMLISAWLNTSKDAIVDNNQKSGTFWKRVGDYFFAALSGGDCVESSEHVYYKQRWHKISNDTSKFCGAYAAAERQISSGQHENDVLKVAHEIFFADQGSKFTLEHAWCVLRYEQKWLNLNSTKASESSKRKTVESDSQTSTTSVGEEEIRPEGVKAAKAKRNANGKSVDYYTTVLELRKVDLDRKEKLQKLAILDTLLAKTQPLLVALY
- the LOC111213511 gene encoding uncharacterized protein LOC111213511 yields the protein MGLDYSYSQPSQDETFGGAESDSDYNEVESLIQQDQAQLDQALIQQDQALIQQHEALIQQDQAHAFLYPPQPEVEFGFPQICYCGSEPKIATSSIEPGRRYYTCTNANDGECHVWKWWDEAVMEEMRARDGHTFQLAEKVDSLTFFNDHATEQKLVRLENMVCELAKNKSKSSLDYFVAVMVMVLIFIGVILVFV